The Triticum aestivum cultivar Chinese Spring chromosome 6D, IWGSC CS RefSeq v2.1, whole genome shotgun sequence genomic sequence GGTGAGGCTTCGCCCTCCCCTTCCCTGCATCTGCTCGGTGCCGGTCGCGCGCATGAGCACCACCGCGTCGGCCACGCCGTCGCCCCTAACGGCGCTCGTGTCCCTGGCCGCCCGCTTGCGCGCCAGGCCGAGTCCCCTCCACCCCGCGCACGGCCCGCGTCCTGCGCGCGTGGCAGCACAGGCTCGGCTCGCCGTgccgccgctcctcgccgcccctGTGCGTCGCTCGccagccaccgccgcccccgcaAGCGCCAATCGGCCCCGTCCTCTCCTCCCTGCGCCGTGCCCGGACCGGCGCCCCGGCGCGCGCCTCCCCTGCTGCTTCATCGGCTTGCCCTGCGCCGTCACCTGAACCGCGCCACCTCCGCCCCGTCGTACCGCACCCCTCCTGTCGCCTCGCCTCccgcctcggctccgccgcgccaggctgcgccggcgccgcccctcgcctGCTGCCAGCTCCCGTGCCGCAGCTGCACCCGCTGGCTCTCCGTCCGGGTAGGGCGCCAGCACGCCCCGGCGCCCGTAACCACACGCCCAGTGCCCGCTAAGGCCTTGGGCCAATGACACGATGGCCCCACACCCAGAGCGATTTTATAAAAACAgggattaaaaaataataataataaatttaattaattaattaattaacttaattaatcctgtttagttaacctaattaactattattaattaattaaacagtaattagattagttaaatcctaattagaataaacagagtatgacatgcgggacccacacgtcagattgacccagtcaacgccttgttgactgctgacatcatgctaacgtcatgatgacatcagcaggcactattctggataatgttagaattaaatagataaataaattcagaaaattgttgaaatctttaaaaattaatataaaataaaccgtagctcggatgaaaatactttgtacatgaaagttgctcagaacgacgagactaaTCCGAAtatgtagcccgttcgtccaccacacatccctagcatagcgaacatgtaactttccccctccggttcatctgtccgaaaacgcgaaacaccggggatactttcccggatgtttcccccttcgccggtatcacctcctaccgcgttagggcacacctcacactgctcattgtcatgtcatgcatcgtcatgcatatgtttgcttttatatttattgtttcttccccctcttctctcgctagacaccgagaccgacgccgctgctacccagtacgactacggtgttgacgacccctccttctcggctgagcttccaggcaagcccccctttgatcaccagatatcgcctattccttctctctactgcttgcattagagtagtgtagcatgttattactttcggttaatcctgttctactgcatagcctgtcattgttgctacagttgttacccttacctgcaatcctaaatgcttagtataggatactagtattccatcagtggccctacactcttgtccgtctgccatgctatactactgggccgtgatcacttcgggaggtgatcacgggcatatgctatatactttatattgttacattacttatgatattgttcggagatgggggctgaaggggcaggtggctccatcccggtagaggtgggcctgggttcccggcgacccccgactattactttatggcggagcgacagggcaggttgagaccacctaggagagaggtgggcctggccctggtcggcgttcgcggatacttcaattaacacgcttaacgagatcttggtatttgatctgagtctggccactggcctatacgcactaaccaactgcacgggaacagttatgggcactcgacgtcgtggtatcagccgaagccttcttgacgtcagtgactgagcagcgcacgccggattggaccgtaagcctgcgcttgtattaagggggctaggtctgcttccggccgccctcgcaacatgcaggtgtgcaatgggcaatgggcccagacccctgcgccataggatttagaccggcgtgctgacctctctgttgtgcctaggtagggttgcgacgtgttgatcttccgaggccgggcatgacccaggaaagtgtgtccggccaaaggggatcgagcgtgttgggtaatgtggtgcacccctgcagggaagtttatctattcgaatagccgtgatcttcggtaacaggacgacttggagttgtaccttgaccttatgacaactagaactagatacttaataaaacacacccttccaagtgccagatataacccggtgatcgctctcacacagggcgacgaggggaggatcgccgggtaggattatgctatgcgatgatacttggtgaacttaccatctactctcttctacatgctgcaagatggaggctgccagaagcgtagtcttcgacaggactagctatccccctcttattctggcattctgcagttcagtccaccgatattgcccctttacacatatacccatgcatatgtagtgtagatccttgcttgcgagtactttggatgagtactcacggttgcttttccccctcttttccccctttcctttcctctcggttgtcgcaaccagatgctggagcccaggagccagacgccaccgttgacgacgactcctactacactggaggtgcctactactacgtgcaggccgctgacgacgaccagtagTGGTTTAGGaggatccctcgaggcccctggcttgtattatgatgcttgtatgacttatttatgttttagagttgtgttgtgatatcttcccgtgagtccctgatcttgatcgtacacgtttgcgtgcatgattagtgtacgatcgaatcgggggcgtcacaatggtggtgataaagagttcgtcgtaaagggttacgtcgatgcaagctttgacaccaattcagatgactctgagtctcaatctggatacatattgaaagtgggagcaattagctagagtagcaccatacagagcattgtatacataaaaatttgcaaaatatatacggatctgaatgtggcagacccgttgactaaacttctctcacaagcaaaacatgatcataccttactactctttgggtgttaatcacatggcgatgtgaactagattattgactctagtaagctcttttggatattggtcacatggcgatgtgaactatgggtgttaatcacatggtgatgtgaactagattattgactctagtgcaagtgggagactgaaggaaatatgccctagaagaaataataaagttgttatttcgtatttccttattcatgacaaaggtttattattcatgctagaattgtattgatcggaaacttaaatacatgtgtgaatacataaaccaataccgtgtccctagtaagactctactagactagctcgttgatcaaagatggttaaggtttcctaaccatggacatgggttgtcattttgataacgggatcacatcattaggataatgatgtgatggacaagacccattcgttagcttagcataatgatcgttcagttttattgctattgctttcttcatgtcaaatacttattccttcgactatgagattatgcaactcccggataccggaggaataccttgtgtgctatcaaacgtcacaacgtaactgggtgattataaagatgctctgcaggtatctccgaaggtgtttgttgagttggcatagaccgagattaggatttgtcactccgagtatcggagaggtatctttgggccctcttggtaatacacatcataatcttgcaagaaaatgactaaggatttggtcacgaggtgatgtattacggaatgagtaaagagacttgccggtaacgagattgaactaggtatagagatgccgacgatcaaatctcgggcaagtaacatactgatggacaaagggaattacgtatgttgtcataacggttcgaccaataaagatcttcgttgaatatgtaggagccaatatgggcatccaggttctgctattggttattgaccggagaggtgtcttggtcatgtctacatagttctcgaacccgtagggtccgcacgcttaacgttcgatgtcgatttggtattatatgagttatgtggtttggtgaccgaatgttgttccgagtcccggatgagatcacggacatgacgaggagctctggaatggtccgaggtaaagattgatatataggacgatgctatttggtctCTGGAAAGGTTATGGAATGCATTGTAAAGTTGTCGGaataccggaaggggttccggaggcACCGGGAGAGTatcgggccttattgggccatgtagagggaacacaccagcccacatgggctggtgcgcccccccccccctagggcagcCATGCCCAATTAGATGGAGGGGGAGGCGCCACCTCCTCCTACCATATCTCCGGTAGGGAGAAAGGAAAGAGAAGGGGcgccttccccctttccttcttccttgtGCATTATATGGAAGGAGGGCGCACCACTAGGAAAACCCTAGGGTGGCCGCCGGCCCTATTGGAGGCGCCCtagggctgcctcctcccctcccacacctatatatgtggggagggTGCCACACAATACACAGCTTATTCCACGCCGTGTGTCGGCACCCCTCCGCCTCTAGTTTACTCCTCCATTCTagatcattgcagtgcttaggcgaagccctgcgggattgctacaccaccaccgtcaccacgccgttatgctgacgaaactcatctaatACCTCgccccgcttgctggatcaagatggcaaGGACgacaccgagttgaacgtgtgcagaacgtggaggtgtcgtgcgttcgatacttgattggGCGGATcacgaaggtgtacgactacatcaaccacgttgaataaacgcttccgcttacggtctacgagggtacgtagacacactctcccccttgttgctatgcatctccatggatagatcattgtgtgtgcgtagaatttttttgttttccatgcaacgattccaaATAGTCTTCGGCAAAGTCCATCTTGACTACGCCGGAGTTCGAGGCTTTCGAAGTCCTTCCTTGTGAGATCGGTGGGCCATAAGCTCGACCCATGGACTGCGGGCCAACTAGGTTGATACCCCTTAGTGCAGGACACCTTCAATGGTCATACCAGCCTTTCCGTCACAGTCACTTGCCAAACTTTATCATTATTACTCACTTGCTTCAAATGAATATTTCCAAAAGATAACATGCAAGTGAAGCCGGGACCATGGTCTAGGAGTTATCATCTGAAAGGCAAAATAGCTATAAGAAGACAAGGGAAGTCTTTTTGGGGTTTTCTGGTTTTATAAAGATCAAGAAGCTTAAgtacaaagaagaaaaaaaagagcgaaaataACACTAACAACAGCAAAGAGCCAAGGAGAGTCAAAGAAAACCCATAAGAGCAAATAAAGAGAAATATTTTTTTGATGTTTTTGTTTCTTTAAAGAAAGACAAGAAGCAAAGAGAAAGCACAAAACCCAAAAAGAAGCAAAGAAATACTAAAAAGAGCCAAAGAGAAAGTGGCAAAGAGAGAGTAGACAAAacaaatatatttttattttttgaagggCATAAAAAACAATAAGAAAGCGAAACAAATAAGAAATATTTTTTGAGATATTCTCAAACTTTAGAATAGCAAGCAAAACCAAAGAAACGACAAAAAATGATATCTTTTTGTTGTTTTCAAAAGATCAAGAAGCAAACCAAAAAGAGCTAGAGAAGAAAGAAtgtaatatttttggagttttgttTATAAAATAACAACAGAAACCAAACAAGAATAAACATGAGCTAATAATAGACAAggtgaaagaaaaaaagaaaacatttTCGGTGTTTTTCAAAGGATGTGAGCGTAGGTAAGAAGATCAATAAAAAGAGGAAATAGAAAAGAAGACCAAAAAATATGAAAATacaaatgtaaaaaaaatcaaCTCCACAAGGAACCCTGACAGAAAAAACTttaaatcacaaaaaaaaactatTTGGAAAAATACAATGCCAAATGATATGAACAGAAAAAGTAAAAAAAGAGTTGTCCGGAGTAAAAAAAAGAGGAATATGGttccatatatacatacatgcaTGTGAAATAATCATGATCATCGAGTATTCGAAATAATTTATAcataaagaaacaaaaaacaaaaaataaataaaaggaaaacataaaaaaatcaatgaaaaaggaggaacaaaacaaaacaaaaacccgCCCAGAACCAAGACAAAAGAAAACAGGCATACATGCTCGCACTCCGACACTCCACATTCGGTCCATTAATTGATAAATAAACCAAAGTACACTATGCTGCTACAAAACCTACAGGCCTTGTACAGCTCGTTGGCTCAACAAAGCCCATATCCATTGGCCTTCTCACGTACGTATACGGGAATCAGCCATATAAAAAAACTAAGTCATGAACAGATCTTGATGCATCAATCCAAACTGACGTGTACACCACtagagaaggcgcaggtgaaggaCAGCCGTGGCACCGACAGCGCAACCTCCTCGGCATACGGCAGAGGGATCTTCGTCAATGACTTGTCGGTCGAGGTCCAGTTCAGCGACTCCAGCTCCACGCCGGCATATCCGACTACAAGCTCGGCGCCTTGGTTGTGGCAGCGGAGCTCGGGTAGGCCAGAGCTCGGACTGCGCACGATCCTGCCGGCCAGATGGAAGTAGTTGAGGAATGACGGCAACCGAGCCTCGAAAGCCTCGACGACGTCATTTAAGTCGCCGGAAGAAGGTCTGGGATAGGCGCATGTCATTGACATTTGTTCGTCGGAGAGAAGGTCGAGATTGGAGAAGGCAACCACGGTCGCCTCAACGGAGGGATCAGAGGCCTTCACGAGGCGGCGGATCACCACACGGATGGGCAGGCCAGGGACTTCGTCGACCCACTTAGGCGCCGCCATAGTTCTTGCTTAAGTATGACACTATGGACTATGATATGTGAGCAGCGACGCGGCTGTCATATTATGTACCATAGcaatctaatactccctccgtaaataaatataagagtgtttagatcactaaaatagtgatctaaacactcttatatttctttacagagggagtataagagtattctaaatgctcttatatttttttatagATGGAGTAAATAATCCAACCCTTTGCATTAAAAGAATGTAATCAAGgggagtttttttttctttctctctctgcATCCCATCAATCTCATGGATGGACATATACCAGGGAGAAAATGAAGTGTATAGCTACATGCACGCATGGACACTGACCGGGGACATCCACGGGCATTTAGGGGGGCTGATTTGCTAagtccagctgtagatgctctGACAGCAATAAATTCCAAGAGAACATGTCCTTCAACTTCTGAGCATTGTTCAACTTTCTTTTTCATCAAAAtattaacaccccccccccccccccccccctcccaaaatATAACATCGCTTTTGACACTGTTAGTGTCAAAAATGAGCTTATATTTTGAGACGGAAGGAGTAGAACGCTGACCAAGACATGTATTTATAGAGCATAATCTAAGATACCGGCATGGTACATACATAACATGGATAGTGTCAACAACGATGAACATCAGGTAGCTCTAAAAGTTTAGTCAAGATCCTAGCAAACACCAACAGTTAAAACGGGGACATCGCATCATGCAGCCACAAGGATGATAAATCAGGTTAACTGATCTCGCTTCCGCCGCAGGATTATTGCAGCCCAGGTTTGTCCATAACCCCAAGAGCTTCTCCACTGATGCTGCAGCTCCATGAGGAACCGAACGGACGGCAACTGTCGTTACTTCCATGGAAGGCAGGGCAATCTGCAAGAAATTATTGTAAATAGTAAATGTAAAATGAGCAAAATGCTATGTTCCTTCACGAAACAGGGATACAAAAAGAACGGAGGGAATTATAAAAAAATAAACTTTGGTTGGTTTAACAATGGACCACAAGTTTTTGCAAAATTTTATGAACCAACCAGAATATATGGTTTATAAAAAAACATATGCTTAGCACTACTATGTAACTCAAAAATATGATTTATTTCTAGTAAGTAGATGCTAAGATCATGTCAATAGTAGAGTTTGCAATTTGAATGGTTCCAACTTCACAGGGGTGCCAACTAATCAGTATTAGGCTCAAATCCGAACCGAAATATATTTCCTCTCAATCCTACATATGTGGATTAGTGTTAAACTGCTTATAGGGGTTAAGCTAACCTAAAAACAGTCTGGGTCCAGGCTTAAGTCTAACAGATGAATACAAccaaaataaaagcaaatgaacaGTGGGTAGGTTGCAGACTCCCGTGGAATATGAATTGTAACGTCTAGGGTCATAGATCCCAATCTAAACCTCTTTGAGTAAATCAAAGTTCCAAGCTAAATAATGGATATATTAAAATTGATCTGTATTTATTTGGTAACTTTTTGAGAATTCATTAACACAGCTCAGCTCATACGATCATCTCCACATCAATATCAACCAGGAAGCTGCAATCAATATCTATACCGCTGTCCACTGGTAGATACCAAGTCACTAAGTACAGAActattccctccgttccataacataggacgtttttgcaagctaacatagcttgcaaAAAGTCTTACATCAGGGCGGAAGGAGTATAAGGATCTACATTAAAAACAACTTGATAATTTCGTAGAAGCTCTTGGAAACTCACCCTAATTTCAGGGAAACATCGGAACCATCATCATTATCCTGTGAGCTTCCAGAGTGTAATGCAGTCATGACGGATTCCGAGGACTGTCCATCTTCAGCAACAACATTTTCGGTATCAGCAACCACTAGCTTGCCAGCTGTTGGAATCTGGCCTACCTGCATCCAGGTAAAACAAAGCAAATAGAAATTAGGATTCAGATGGACTGCGCTGAAAAATAACAACACAGATGTTGACTAAAGAAAGTTGAGTTTCAAGTCCATACTTGGTTCCTTAGTTTCATGTTCTCCTCTGCCAGCTGTGAACTCTGTGGTACAATATGCAAGTGGTACAACATTTATTAGTTTTACAAATTATCTCTACAGACAAGGGTACTTCAAACCAATAAATCAACATTCTACCATTCATCTAATTCTATATGTGTTTAACTTCCAACAGCTTTCAAGCAATAAGTGCAAGCTTTTCCCTTCATATAGGCATACAGCTGCCACAATGTGGAAGGTAGTATTATTTTGCATGCTAGATTGGTAAATGATGACAGATCAACTTGAACATCTATAGCTAGCCACTGAGTTTTTATTTCGTCAAATGGGAACTTATTCCTCCATCTTCAAACCAGTCAAAATAATTAAGTTTATATAAGGTGAAAAGGGACAGCAAATATAACTAACAGTATGGTCTGCTAAACTGAAACCATAAGTAGAACATAAAAATACATCAAAATGTTAGAGATGGATAAAGTAATGTATATTggataaaaataaaataagaataTTTAGTCATCTACACATGTAAACAACAGAAAATAATATACTTTCTTGCTTTAGTACTGAAAGGCATAATAAAGTTAAAAAGACTGTCCACATATGCAAACACTAAATTGTCGTACTATCTTCTCTCTGGTTTAAGCACTCAAATGATCTGTTATATTTGCTTGCGTCTTTTAAAAGGATGGTGCTCAAGAATTCAGACTCTGAACATATCCTATTTTCCTATTTTAGTACACAAGGCTCCAATAAAGTTGCAAAAATCCAGTTGTACTATCCAACCCACAAAAACATGAATAATTTCTTCTTTGTTAGCGGACAATACACTAAATTATTGTTTATATACAAAATATTCTATTAAAAATGAATCAGTGGATGTAAAAAATGTAAGAAATTAATGGAACATTTGGTTTCTGAAAACATGAGAAGCATGTGTAGATGACCCTAAACCAAAGCATAAGGCTTGATTTATTTAAAACAAAATCCATGGTTCTTCACCTAAAATAATGACTTCAAAATTGATCTTGCAATAAGTTGTACCTTTCGATGCAGTTCATTTATCTGTTCCAAGAATTGTTGATCCTGCAAAATCATACAGCCCGCTAAATAGTTGCTCTTTTTTAGCCTGATTAGAAGGGAACTTCAAAAAATGACATGTTCAATCACCGTACTTTCGTCTGAAGCACCCTGTGCAGACCAGTTTCTAGGTTTTTCTCCAACAGCTGGAGTTCATCAACACTCAACCCCTCAAGCTCCTCACCTCTCATCTGTCTATAGGTTGGACAAGAATTGCCATTATTATATATGGAATTGCAAAATAAATCCAGCATGGATCACATAAAAAATATAATGGGGTAGAACATAACCTTAGTCGAAGACTAGCTTCTGCAAGCTGATCGTTCAAATTTGCATACTTGCTATGCTCTAACTGAAAATAGAAACGCGCCAGCATGTCAGTACTAATTTGATTAAGAAATTTAACTCAACCAAATCGCAACTACCTTGATATACCAAGAGCTTATAAATGAGTACTATCAATGCATTCGGAAAAAGCATTAATTATCATATTGCAATAGCTGATAAATTCTTTTGCCTATATTCTCTTACAAAATGGAGAATCATTTCATAAACCAAGAAAAAAAATTATGGACATGGACCATCCAAACAGAAGTTTTATTGTGCCCAAGGGAGTGTTGACATCCATTAATAAAAACAAGGAAGAGAAGTATACCATTTTTTTACAGCTATCATGAACAATAGCATGGCCTATATATCATtagatcatactccctccgtcccaaaataagtgttgtggttaactaaaaccacgacacttattttcggacagagggagtattatatgTGGTCTATCACCCAACTCAAAAAAACTAGAAAAGGGTATAGAACATAGATCGCGAGCTTTTGGCGGGCGACCTCCATGGAGgtgattattttaaaaaaatcgatAATTACATTTTGGAGTttcaaaaatttctgaaaaaatTCTACACATTCATATGGATGTATTCTACATGTGTATAAAGTCTGGCAATGAAATACATTATGGTGAGATCTacagaaaaatggaaaaaaaatcctGCCTTTCTAATAGTGAACAGCGTTCGTACTGTTCATCAGTTTCAAATCACGATTTTGTGTTTTTTGCATTCAGGATACATCCATATGAACATGTAtgattattttcagaattttttggaacttcaaaatatgatttttttttactttttcaaAATAACCACCTCCATCAAGGTCCCCCGCCATTGGCATTTTGCGGGGGCTGCTTTTCAACTTTCAAGTATTCTTTATAGCAAAGTTTCGCTTCAATGGTTTTAGATGGGGAAAATGCATTTATATGAAGGTTTGTGCTAGATTAGGCCTTGAATATAAGATATATTATTTTGGGCCACATCCTTATATTGCTTA encodes the following:
- the LOC123145554 gene encoding MADS-box transcription factor 22, whose protein sequence is MARERREIKRIESAAARQVTFSKRRRGLFKKAEELSVLCDADVALIVFSSTGKLSQFASSSMNEIIDKYSTHSKNLGKTDQPALDLNLEHSKYANLNDQLAEASLRLRQMRGEELEGLSVDELQLLEKNLETGLHRVLQTKDQQFLEQINELHRKSSQLAEENMKLRNQVGQIPTAGKLVVADTENVVAEDGQSSESVMTALHSGSSQDNDDGSDVSLKLGLPCLPWK